One window from the genome of Marinobacter sp. LV10R510-11A encodes:
- a CDS encoding DUF4172 domain-containing protein — translation MWLAPVSIEPLAVVSTSLGREAKLDLLVSAAIETSVIEGEVLNREDVRRLC, via the coding sequence ATGTGGTTGGCCCCAGTTTCAATTGAGCCGTTAGCGGTGGTGTCAACAAGCCTCGGTCGCGAAGCGAAGTTGGATCTTCTGGTCAGCGCTGCGATTGAAACCAGTGTGATTGAGGGGGAGGTGCTGAATCGCGAGGATGTACGCAGGTTATGCTAG
- the tnpA gene encoding IS200/IS605 family transposase, producing MEDATLKTTNHSAYRIYFHLVLSMKYRHKCLSSGMLDRLEEIMTDTLAKWGCQCIEFGGEADHVHLLIEVHPTIKPSDLVKNVKSVSARRMRKEYSQALAPYYWKPYFWSPAYALISVGGRANIQTLLRYIQNQDKPGQLGQPLN from the coding sequence TTGGAAGATGCAACCCTGAAAACGACGAACCACAGCGCTTACAGGATTTATTTTCATTTGGTACTTTCAATGAAGTATCGGCATAAATGCCTGTCTTCCGGGATGCTGGACCGACTCGAAGAAATCATGACCGACACCCTCGCAAAATGGGGATGCCAGTGCATAGAGTTTGGCGGGGAGGCGGATCACGTCCATTTGCTGATTGAGGTCCACCCCACAATTAAACCATCGGATCTGGTGAAAAACGTGAAATCCGTATCCGCCAGGAGAATGCGAAAAGAATATTCCCAGGCATTGGCGCCTTATTACTGGAAGCCTTACTTTTGGAGCCCCGCCTACGCCCTTATTAGCGTTGGCGGCCGAGCAAACATCCAAACACTTCTCCGTTATATTCAGAACCAGGATAAACCCGGCCAGCTGGGCCAGCCGCTTAACTAG
- a CDS encoding transposase codes for MIIRTDKWPLQTTQQQLDYVRLTQVAYRSYCRALSIVVLNNWPALCQAQSFSAAVERLIHPTAKNPSPRHTYFSKRFYKFPSYLRRAAIEFVKGQVSSYLTRYGQWLDGDRRRADARPPMFTPDSGCYPSLYRGQMVRFDEDCKSVDIKLWDGREWLWHKMSVKSVRQRHLQGKTKSPALILARGHCHLSVPVEIRRVRLPDEKRVCSVDVGINTLATASIITSNGTVVARRFLHPAADIDRRDKRSRLISKKARKTGNLSKGFCKGVYRKIGNINKQIAQITSKELVTFALAHGADVIVFEDLKGWRPKAGRKRSPLRQRFHGWLHRSLATLTEEKFVEAGGRVAHVYARGTSSWAFDGSGKLRRDKSNATQATFSTGKRYNADLNASYNIGARYWAWKHTLTRCKDGQLLGDRSSSGKPRMPVTLSTLWPRESEAPYQCPA; via the coding sequence GTGATTATACGCACCGATAAATGGCCCTTGCAAACCACTCAGCAGCAGCTGGACTACGTCCGACTGACGCAGGTGGCATATCGGTCTTATTGTCGTGCGTTATCGATCGTGGTGCTCAACAACTGGCCCGCACTGTGCCAGGCGCAGAGCTTTTCGGCAGCGGTCGAGCGGTTGATTCATCCAACTGCAAAGAATCCTTCCCCGCGGCACACCTACTTCTCAAAACGGTTCTATAAATTCCCAAGCTACCTGCGCCGGGCGGCCATCGAGTTCGTCAAAGGTCAGGTGTCCAGCTATTTGACCCGCTACGGCCAGTGGCTCGACGGCGATCGCCGGCGGGCCGACGCCAGGCCACCCATGTTCACCCCAGACTCTGGATGCTATCCAAGCCTGTATCGCGGTCAGATGGTCAGGTTTGATGAGGACTGCAAGTCCGTTGACATCAAGCTATGGGATGGCCGTGAGTGGCTTTGGCATAAAATGTCGGTCAAATCTGTCCGCCAGCGGCATTTGCAGGGTAAAACCAAATCACCGGCGCTGATTCTCGCCAGAGGTCATTGCCACCTATCGGTGCCCGTCGAGATTCGACGAGTACGATTGCCCGATGAGAAACGAGTTTGCTCGGTGGACGTCGGAATCAATACGTTAGCCACCGCCAGCATTATCACCTCCAACGGCACTGTCGTGGCGCGCAGATTTCTGCACCCCGCCGCGGACATAGACCGTCGTGATAAGCGCAGCCGGCTGATCAGCAAGAAGGCCCGTAAAACCGGAAACCTGTCAAAAGGGTTCTGCAAAGGGGTTTACCGGAAAATCGGGAACATCAATAAACAGATCGCACAGATTACCTCGAAAGAGCTGGTGACATTTGCGCTGGCCCACGGGGCCGACGTCATTGTGTTCGAAGATCTGAAGGGCTGGCGACCCAAGGCCGGAAGGAAACGCTCCCCGTTACGACAACGCTTCCACGGCTGGCTGCATCGCAGCCTGGCAACACTGACCGAGGAGAAGTTTGTCGAGGCTGGAGGTCGAGTGGCTCACGTCTACGCCCGCGGAACATCGTCCTGGGCTTTTGATGGTAGCGGTAAACTCCGCCGCGACAAAAGCAATGCGACCCAGGCTACCTTTTCCACTGGCAAACGATACAACGCTGACCTGAACGCCAGCTACAACATTGGGGCCCGATACTGGGCCTGGAAGCATACACTGACCCGCTGCAAAGACGGGCAGTTACTGGGAGACAGAAGCTCCTCCGGTAAACCGAGAATGCCGGTCACACTCTCAACGCTTTGGCCACGAGAGTCTGAAGCCCCTTATCAATGCCCAGCATGA
- a CDS encoding zinc-ribbon domain-containing protein, with protein sequence MSYELITAASVHRRKATARGKKTFAEKYPTKRATRCLHPGAKTLQLNDILPGSKLYFEWICETNPDHFWPTTANNRSRYGCPHCYEENRSEKVRAGKTNPNNLLMDRFPKHFSQLISAFNKQNLTNVDGL encoded by the coding sequence ATGTCTTACGAATTGATTACCGCCGCGTCGGTTCACCGGAGAAAGGCGACCGCTCGCGGGAAAAAAACGTTTGCTGAAAAATACCCAACCAAACGTGCCACTCGATGTCTTCATCCTGGTGCCAAGACGCTGCAACTGAACGACATCCTGCCAGGTTCAAAGCTGTATTTTGAGTGGATCTGCGAAACAAATCCTGACCATTTCTGGCCTACAACCGCCAATAACAGAAGCCGATATGGCTGCCCTCACTGTTATGAGGAAAATCGATCAGAGAAAGTCAGGGCGGGCAAAACGAATCCCAACAACCTCCTAATGGATAGATTTCCAAAGCATTTTTCCCAGCTCATCTCCGCATTTAACAAACAAAACCTCACAAACGTCGACGGCCTGTGA
- a CDS encoding CopG family ribbon-helix-helix protein, which yields MSLKATSVRLDDKTLARVGQMAEAMDRPRAWLMAEAIKQYVAREEWFIREVEQGVKSADEGRLVSHSDIKAKWEARRAAQMD from the coding sequence ATGAGCTTAAAAGCGACATCCGTACGACTTGATGACAAAACGTTAGCGAGAGTGGGTCAAATGGCTGAAGCAATGGATAGGCCGCGCGCGTGGTTGATGGCGGAAGCCATCAAGCAATATGTTGCACGAGAAGAATGGTTTATTCGTGAAGTGGAGCAAGGCGTGAAGTCGGCCGATGAAGGGCGACTGGTCAGCCATAGCGATATCAAGGCCAAATGGGAGGCCAGACGTGCGGCTCAAATGGACTGA
- a CDS encoding type II toxin-antitoxin system RelE/ParE family toxin: MRLKWTDLADIDLEKIEAYIANENSSLVAIDVVMDIIDSVYLILPDHPGAGRQGRLKSTRELVIDGLPFIVIYREDTRANCIQILRVLHMTSSSGRQSE; encoded by the coding sequence GTGCGGCTCAAATGGACTGATCTTGCCGACATCGATTTGGAAAAGATTGAAGCGTATATTGCCAATGAAAACAGCTCCCTGGTTGCTATCGATGTGGTGATGGACATCATCGATAGCGTTTATCTGATCTTGCCCGATCATCCCGGCGCCGGACGTCAGGGAAGGTTAAAGAGTACGCGAGAGCTGGTTATTGATGGTTTGCCATTTATCGTGATCTACCGGGAAGATACGCGCGCGAATTGCATTCAAATCCTGCGCGTTCTTCACATGACTTCCAGCAGTGGCCGTCAGTCTGAATAA
- a CDS encoding AAA family ATPase: MKLKYFTLENFRACERLDVQFGSRLTVLLGNNGSGKTSVLDGIAIGLGAALTHLPAVAGITFKENGDIRQVDNVAAPYARIALTTEDGLKWDRIKRRDRSKATAKATSASIGLKALEAYLDHNVIDRLNAGEEYELPMMAYYGVSRAVLQVPLRRKGFPKSHTRMEALKQALEAQSSFKSAFIWFYNKENEEHRLQKEKRSFDVTLKELDAVRTAIHSIFPDISNPHIEVNPLRFAVTISGETLDLMQLSDGYKTLLGLVIDLSIRMGLANPHLDDPLTAEAIVMIDEVDLHLHPSWQRRVLGDLLRTFSNTQFILTTHSPFVVETLNNHLKRQQLGLALTGDDEIDRVLPLAASDVRAYRMQSSNSQSLIDAETGLIDNTLLQYFNEINMLYDKMRDIEWDQKDD, from the coding sequence ATGAAACTCAAATACTTCACCCTCGAAAATTTCCGCGCCTGCGAACGACTGGACGTTCAGTTTGGCAGCCGCCTCACAGTTCTTCTGGGCAACAACGGAAGCGGTAAAACCTCTGTGCTGGATGGTATTGCTATTGGTTTGGGGGCGGCACTCACCCACTTGCCTGCGGTGGCGGGGATAACGTTCAAAGAAAATGGCGATATTCGTCAAGTCGATAATGTTGCAGCGCCTTATGCTCGGATAGCGCTCACAACGGAAGATGGCCTGAAATGGGACAGAATAAAGCGTCGAGACAGGAGCAAAGCCACAGCGAAAGCCACATCAGCATCGATTGGTTTAAAGGCCTTGGAAGCCTATCTGGACCATAACGTTATAGATAGACTCAATGCGGGCGAAGAATACGAGTTGCCTATGATGGCTTATTACGGTGTTAGCCGGGCGGTATTGCAGGTACCGCTGCGCCGCAAAGGCTTTCCGAAATCCCATACGCGAATGGAAGCTCTAAAGCAGGCACTTGAGGCGCAAAGCAGCTTCAAATCTGCCTTCATTTGGTTTTATAACAAGGAAAACGAAGAACACCGCCTACAAAAAGAAAAGCGTAGCTTTGATGTCACGCTGAAAGAGCTGGATGCCGTTCGTACCGCAATCCATTCGATATTTCCGGACATTAGCAATCCCCATATCGAAGTGAACCCGTTACGGTTTGCGGTAACCATTAGCGGCGAAACGCTGGACCTAATGCAGTTGAGTGACGGCTACAAAACTTTGCTGGGCCTGGTGATTGATCTAAGCATAAGAATGGGCCTGGCCAACCCGCACCTGGATGACCCCCTTACGGCGGAAGCGATAGTGATGATTGATGAGGTGGACCTGCACCTTCACCCATCCTGGCAGCGGCGAGTGTTGGGAGATTTATTGCGCACATTCTCTAACACGCAGTTTATATTGACGACCCACAGTCCTTTTGTTGTTGAAACGCTGAATAACCACTTGAAACGCCAACAGCTTGGCCTTGCTTTAACCGGTGACGATGAGATAGACCGCGTACTTCCTCTGGCAGCGAGCGATGTGCGGGCATACCGGATGCAAAGCAGTAACAGCCAATCACTTATTGATGCGGAGACTGGTTTAATAGATAACACGCTGCTGCAGTACTTTAACGAAATTAATATGCTTTACGACAAAATGCGTGATATTGAGTGGGATCAAAAGGATGATTGA
- a CDS encoding BrnT family toxin, with product MSGKNLENQEKHGVSFYDAQHAFKDERRVIAEDAVHSQDEKRYFCFGLNQENSGILTVRFTY from the coding sequence TTGAGTGGGAAGAACCTCGAAAATCAAGAAAAGCACGGCGTATCGTTTTACGATGCTCAGCATGCATTCAAGGATGAGCGACGTGTTATCGCCGAAGATGCTGTGCATAGCCAAGATGAAAAACGTTATTTTTGTTTTGGTTTAAATCAAGAAAATTCAGGTATTTTAACTGTTCGTTTTACTTATTGA
- a CDS encoding BrnA antitoxin family protein produces MNKQIQYTDEPIGELRLVADFLSSPEELKLKSENTKVTISLSSESVAYFKHAAKTNHMQYQKMIRELLDEYVAHQKNANK; encoded by the coding sequence ATGAACAAGCAAATTCAATACACTGATGAGCCAATTGGTGAATTAAGACTTGTTGCTGACTTCTTGTCTTCACCTGAAGAGCTGAAATTAAAAAGTGAAAATACTAAAGTAACTATTTCATTAAGTTCCGAGAGTGTTGCATATTTTAAGCATGCCGCCAAAACTAATCACATGCAGTATCAAAAAATGATTCGTGAGTTACTGGATGAGTATGTAGCACATCAAAAAAATGCTAACAAGTAA
- a CDS encoding helix-turn-helix domain-containing protein, translating into MDIKLIRDEDGLQRAFARMEELWGARTETDAGDELELLSMVIEKYEDQHYEMPASDPIEAIRFRMDQDGLTQRDLEVYIGPSGRVSEVLNKKRPLTMGMVKRLHNGLNIPYESLLAD; encoded by the coding sequence ATGGATATTAAACTTATTCGTGACGAAGACGGCCTTCAAAGGGCTTTTGCGCGGATGGAAGAGCTGTGGGGAGCCAGGACAGAAACGGATGCAGGCGATGAGCTGGAACTTTTAAGTATGGTGATAGAGAAGTACGAAGATCAGCATTATGAGATGCCGGCGTCAGATCCGATCGAGGCTATCCGCTTCCGCATGGACCAGGACGGCCTCACCCAGCGTGATCTGGAGGTTTATATTGGCCCTAGCGGCCGTGTTTCAGAGGTTCTGAACAAGAAGCGCCCCCTTACCATGGGCATGGTCAAGCGCCTCCACAATGGCTTGAATATTCCTTATGAGAGCCTTTTGGCTGACTGA
- a CDS encoding DUF6088 family protein: protein MIRTPTLEFRIREKIRKSRRIVFLRSDFKALGDYDQIGRALRGLEARGRLARIGQGLYAKARPNRITGKTMLAAPGGFDQVSKEALSRLGVRWEPTGAERDYQSGSTQIPARVTVRVYGDFSRSIFYGNYRLMVEAVAA, encoded by the coding sequence ATGATACGTACACCTACTCTTGAATTCAGAATTCGCGAGAAAATTCGGAAAAGTCGGCGAATCGTGTTCCTAAGGTCCGATTTTAAAGCTTTAGGCGACTACGATCAGATTGGCCGCGCTTTGAGGGGGCTCGAAGCACGAGGGCGACTCGCTCGAATTGGCCAGGGTCTCTACGCAAAGGCGCGCCCTAACCGGATTACGGGCAAAACAATGCTGGCGGCTCCCGGCGGATTCGATCAGGTTTCTAAAGAGGCTTTAAGCCGTTTGGGCGTTCGCTGGGAGCCGACCGGGGCCGAGCGGGACTACCAATCTGGGTCTACCCAGATTCCGGCGCGGGTAACTGTTCGCGTTTACGGCGACTTCAGTCGCAGCATTTTTTACGGAAATTACCGCCTAATGGTTGAGGCGGTCGCTGCATGA
- a CDS encoding nucleotidyl transferase AbiEii/AbiGii toxin family protein — protein sequence MSLDTSLLADVADALGIERPAIVEKDYYAVQLLKLLATIKPIEFDLVFAGGTSLAKAHQNTYRMSEDIDIKLVPKASETGGMSRGALRVASKATLKMIEEKLEASEQFVIESGGIKKRNEYRYAEFLIAYPQTQVTIPALRPHLKLDVTQSSLMQPPINTALRSLYAEALNQSAEVSDFPSVDIQSTASEKLVALLRRTAYADRDSSRKDDKTLIRHVYDLHLIFKSGCDLKPIESLIQIVMKTDAEHFGRQHVEFLTDPRAEMLHGLACLQREPIHKERYEAFIGPLVYHESPVQWDEALQTLTDLTHQVLWVEA from the coding sequence ATGAGTTTAGATACCTCGCTGTTGGCGGATGTTGCAGACGCGCTTGGTATTGAGCGGCCTGCAATTGTTGAGAAAGACTATTACGCGGTTCAATTGCTGAAGCTCTTGGCAACGATAAAACCGATAGAGTTTGACCTAGTCTTCGCTGGCGGAACCAGTTTGGCAAAAGCCCACCAGAACACTTATCGGATGTCGGAAGATATCGACATTAAGTTGGTGCCGAAGGCATCGGAAACAGGCGGGATGTCTCGTGGCGCGCTGAGGGTCGCTAGTAAAGCGACTCTTAAAATGATTGAGGAAAAGCTCGAAGCATCGGAACAATTTGTCATCGAATCTGGAGGTATCAAGAAGCGGAATGAATATCGGTATGCAGAGTTCCTGATTGCCTACCCCCAGACACAGGTTACGATTCCTGCCCTGAGGCCGCACCTTAAACTCGATGTGACTCAGTCATCTTTGATGCAACCTCCGATAAACACTGCGCTCCGGTCTCTGTACGCTGAAGCGTTGAATCAATCCGCAGAAGTATCTGATTTTCCATCGGTTGATATCCAGTCTACCGCCAGTGAAAAACTCGTCGCTTTGCTCCGTCGAACGGCTTATGCGGATCGCGACTCATCCCGTAAAGATGACAAAACGCTGATTCGGCATGTCTACGACCTTCACTTAATCTTTAAGTCTGGCTGTGACCTGAAACCCATTGAGTCGTTGATTCAAATAGTGATGAAAACAGACGCTGAGCATTTCGGGCGTCAGCATGTGGAATTTCTGACTGACCCTAGGGCTGAGATGCTGCATGGGCTGGCGTGCTTACAGAGAGAGCCCATCCACAAAGAACGATACGAAGCGTTCATTGGGCCTCTGGTTTATCACGAGTCGCCCGTGCAGTGGGACGAAGCGTTGCAGACGTTGACGGACCTGACCCATCAAGTGTTGTGGGTAGAAGCCTAA
- a CDS encoding helix-turn-helix domain-containing protein, translating to MLSLLSGRDVQEALAGYVQQRRKALKWSRAALAERSTVPASTIKKFETTGQISLRQFLLLWQSVDELQRIQGLTLDAEQKPAPRTLDEVLSQ from the coding sequence ATGTTAAGCCTGTTGTCGGGAAGAGATGTCCAGGAGGCTCTGGCGGGTTACGTGCAACAGCGCCGAAAGGCGTTGAAATGGTCTCGGGCGGCGTTGGCTGAGCGCAGTACGGTGCCGGCTTCGACGATCAAGAAATTTGAAACCACCGGGCAGATTTCATTGCGCCAGTTTTTGTTGCTGTGGCAATCCGTTGATGAGCTTCAACGGATTCAAGGTCTGACGCTTGACGCGGAACAAAAACCGGCCCCGCGGACGCTCGATGAGGTGCTCTCCCAGTGA
- a CDS encoding type II toxin-antitoxin system HipA family toxin, protein MSVSSVRQLTVWRTFANGQQVRVGGLAQNREGVFFQYAPDYLVEHCSLSPFALKWDSSVQRAPRAPHGGLHGVFADALPDGWGLLLMDRVFRQQGVLPAQVTPMDRLAFVGATGSGALSYTPVADFVPEADDKPIDTAQLGLHAQALFDGQTSEVLAELVAAGSSAGARPKAQLYFAPGDYKACRTRAKGGDEAWLVKFTSANLSLGHEEGLCEAAYLSLAEGAGLKPPSWQLLPAPEKSGAKAWLAVERFDRVWRTDDVPGCVHLHSACGLLDADFRAPSLDYEDLIKASGQLCRGAQAAKLQFRRAVFNLLAVNQDDHSKNWAFLQSDDGEWLPAPFYDVTFSPGRFGEHATGYAGFGKQPPLKVLKRLAAGAGYASWPQARQDVQRVADTLVEFSAVAKKLGVSSETIRLIQQQLDQTYHQNRDLLVG, encoded by the coding sequence GTGAGTGTTTCGTCGGTTCGTCAGTTAACCGTGTGGCGCACATTCGCCAATGGCCAGCAGGTACGGGTTGGTGGGTTGGCTCAGAACCGCGAAGGGGTTTTTTTTCAGTACGCCCCGGACTACCTCGTTGAACACTGCTCGCTTTCGCCGTTCGCGCTCAAGTGGGATTCGAGCGTGCAGCGAGCACCGCGAGCCCCCCATGGCGGATTGCACGGAGTGTTTGCCGATGCCTTGCCCGATGGCTGGGGGCTGTTGTTGATGGATCGGGTGTTTCGACAACAGGGTGTGTTGCCGGCGCAGGTGACACCGATGGATCGGCTGGCATTTGTGGGAGCCACCGGCAGTGGGGCACTGAGTTATACGCCGGTTGCGGACTTTGTGCCTGAGGCCGATGACAAACCGATTGATACGGCGCAGCTTGGGCTTCATGCTCAGGCGCTGTTTGATGGGCAAACGAGCGAAGTTCTGGCAGAGCTGGTGGCAGCGGGCAGCTCGGCTGGTGCACGGCCAAAGGCGCAGCTTTATTTTGCGCCCGGGGACTACAAGGCTTGTCGCACCCGGGCAAAGGGAGGCGATGAAGCCTGGCTGGTAAAATTCACCTCGGCCAACTTATCGTTAGGGCACGAAGAAGGATTGTGTGAGGCGGCTTATCTGTCGCTGGCAGAAGGCGCAGGCTTGAAGCCTCCCAGTTGGCAGTTGCTGCCGGCTCCGGAAAAATCGGGCGCCAAGGCGTGGTTAGCCGTTGAACGTTTTGACCGGGTCTGGCGCACAGACGATGTGCCCGGTTGCGTGCACTTACACAGCGCCTGTGGATTGCTGGATGCGGATTTTCGCGCACCAAGTCTGGATTATGAGGATTTGATCAAGGCCAGCGGCCAATTATGCCGTGGCGCTCAGGCCGCGAAGCTACAGTTCAGGCGTGCGGTGTTCAATTTGCTTGCTGTGAATCAGGATGATCACAGCAAAAACTGGGCTTTTCTGCAAAGCGATGACGGCGAATGGCTGCCAGCACCGTTTTATGATGTCACCTTCAGCCCTGGCCGTTTTGGGGAGCATGCGACAGGCTACGCTGGGTTTGGCAAACAACCGCCATTGAAGGTGCTGAAGCGGCTTGCTGCGGGGGCTGGGTATGCCTCTTGGCCGCAAGCACGCCAGGACGTTCAGCGCGTGGCGGATACTCTGGTCGAATTTTCCGCGGTCGCAAAGAAACTTGGCGTGAGTTCAGAGACGATTCGTTTAATCCAACAGCAGCTGGATCAAACGTACCATCAGAACCGAGACCTGCTGGTTGGGTGA
- a CDS encoding nucleotidyltransferase family protein translates to MGRASKVYSRYRKEIREITSRYPVTNIRVFGSVSRGDDGDTSDLDLLVDPLPDATLFDLGGLQDELQSLLKVKIDLVTPSDLPIRVRATVISEARPV, encoded by the coding sequence GTGGGTAGAGCTTCCAAGGTTTACAGCCGGTACAGAAAAGAAATCCGAGAAATTACCAGTCGTTACCCCGTAACAAATATTCGGGTGTTTGGCTCGGTTTCTCGTGGAGATGACGGCGATACCAGTGATCTAGATCTATTGGTGGACCCACTACCCGATGCCACATTGTTCGATTTGGGTGGCCTTCAGGATGAGCTTCAGTCATTGCTAAAAGTAAAGATTGATCTGGTCACGCCAAGCGATTTGCCGATCAGAGTCAGGGCGACTGTAATAAGCGAAGCAAGACCCGTGTGA
- a CDS encoding AbrB/MazE/SpoVT family DNA-binding domain-containing protein produces MENCTRLDRKEEAALKTIIEKDGKDLAVTLPQEVLDAAGIKIGDEIDVSVKDGRIVIIRKEPPVHPAV; encoded by the coding sequence ATGGAAAACTGCACTCGACTGGATAGAAAAGAGGAAGCTGCGTTGAAAACGATAATAGAGAAGGACGGCAAAGACCTGGCAGTCACTCTCCCGCAGGAGGTTCTGGATGCTGCTGGGATAAAAATCGGTGACGAAATCGATGTCAGCGTAAAAGACGGCAGGATCGTAATTATCCGGAAAGAACCCCCGGTCCACCCGGCGGTTTAG
- a CDS encoding Fic family protein: MSAAPFAPNDKSCTDAGLLDLASRLNRQAAQVTGKLAPETADTLRRHMAVINSYYSNLIEGNRTLPHQIREAQRGNFEADPVARDKQIESLAHIAVQDWVASEKRTLDEVMSVGFIKELHHRFYKDLPEDLRKVHLAETGEVAWVEGGQFRTRGVKEGRHLPPEADNLENLMNQFCSEYKSPRHQGDKRLIAIAAAHHRFLWVHPFLDGNGRIVRLWTDAAFQAAGLESVGVWCLSRGLAIYSDKYKSNLAQADAVQQGQTDGRGPLSELGLTRFCRFVLDTAVDQVEYISGLLDLQSMKHRIEGYVVSRNDLKPAAKWVLYQGYIQGSLSRADALALTGEKEERTARRLLKKLREDGLLVAVDPKDSRSPLRWAVPEHAEPMYFPKLSPQ; this comes from the coding sequence ATGAGCGCCGCGCCCTTTGCGCCGAACGACAAATCTTGCACTGATGCGGGTCTATTGGATCTGGCCAGTCGCCTTAATCGACAGGCAGCCCAGGTCACCGGCAAGCTTGCGCCGGAAACCGCTGATACGTTGCGCCGGCACATGGCCGTCATTAATTCTTATTACAGCAACCTGATTGAGGGCAACCGGACACTTCCGCACCAGATACGCGAAGCCCAACGTGGCAACTTCGAGGCAGACCCCGTTGCTCGGGACAAGCAGATCGAATCTCTGGCTCACATCGCGGTACAGGACTGGGTTGCCTCGGAAAAGCGGACTCTGGATGAGGTCATGTCCGTTGGTTTCATCAAGGAGCTCCACCATCGATTCTACAAAGACCTCCCGGAGGATCTCAGGAAGGTTCACCTGGCAGAGACTGGTGAGGTTGCATGGGTAGAGGGCGGTCAGTTCAGGACTCGCGGTGTGAAGGAAGGGCGGCATCTCCCACCTGAAGCCGACAACCTCGAAAATCTGATGAACCAATTCTGCAGTGAGTATAAGAGTCCCAGACACCAAGGCGATAAGCGTCTGATTGCGATAGCCGCTGCGCACCACCGGTTTCTGTGGGTTCATCCCTTCCTGGACGGAAATGGTCGGATTGTCCGGCTCTGGACCGACGCGGCCTTCCAGGCAGCAGGACTGGAAAGTGTGGGTGTCTGGTGTTTGAGCCGTGGGCTGGCTATCTACTCTGACAAGTATAAAAGTAATCTCGCTCAGGCCGATGCAGTTCAGCAGGGACAGACCGATGGCCGCGGCCCACTCAGTGAGCTGGGATTAACTCGTTTCTGTCGCTTTGTGCTCGATACTGCAGTTGACCAGGTGGAATACATCTCCGGCTTGTTGGATTTGCAATCGATGAAGCACAGGATTGAGGGCTACGTGGTGTCTCGAAACGATCTCAAGCCTGCGGCGAAATGGGTTCTGTATCAGGGCTACATTCAAGGCTCTCTCTCCCGAGCGGATGCTCTGGCACTGACTGGAGAGAAAGAGGAGCGTACCGCCCGGCGTCTTCTTAAAAAGTTGCGGGAAGACGGTTTGCTGGTGGCTGTTGATCCAAAAGATAGCCGTTCTCCGCTGCGGTGGGCAGTACCGGAACACGCTGAACCAATGTATTTCCCGAAGCTTTCACCCCAGTAG